The following proteins are co-located in the Polystyrenella longa genome:
- a CDS encoding PQQ-like beta-propeller repeat protein — protein MLVWLSLLCWMSPQSLFADPGGLQERLHPPPDEPIASSDHPSLESFQNRQALLPLLYRDRHQEAVYHEISRAFEAGRTVEALQLLQQLFDSDEDSFYWPSTSPAPVSIRYASRSLFFQQSPDVWQLYEQLNASTANALLEDAQGQQDKTCYHDLIHRFPFTSAGREARRHLIYYALDRHRFHEAHHHLNQLFHSKIHQEALHESDHHLHRFLKHQIQPDSWNESIAQDYELRTAMVEGNNEIGYPILQVSQSDTEENYFATVAHGKRRTHWQEVTPPYLREVWSASHMNSSRKLLDQTMQFWEEEQASELKPAAVGWKPVVVGETVYVRNYDEVTAFDLHSGSMLWRYPCQSQFSPLLESFRPHSRLHSRTQFSQLTSELNLEELLVGNNLLGTLTHDSERLYLIDEVELEALKAPVPAGIITHADNPHDNSEARRRSNRLIALPLSQTETLQSLPVKPEWSVGGILELENTRLNNALSGHFILGPPLVDGGTLFVLSEFEQQINLSALNAENGKLLWTQGIGWVEFMIDQDVFRSHRSATPILAHNLLLCPCQTGMLVAVDRSSGTLRWVYDYRELNESQRHRHWSRRRNSQRGHLGFDDQPVVQGDRVLYLPHQSENLHCLDLNTGRVVWKEVRKDADYIATSDHNLAFVVGRKSCRGLSLRNGSEVWSARLGTPSGTGTRAGHVYLLPLQSGRIASINIQTGDYSGLSHLHTRVESDLVQLVNQEAVSETSYATTNYYEEGFSPGWTPGNLIACQDYILSAGPRGITLFPQSGSELYRNPVHADRTIEMSSGDEKIRETSVTDAFLRQAELNLILDRLEEAQQYLERCLETKDSLITEQRYMAEHLLQEVLYARLRSEPASRDLHFTKLQSFVHGDLEQGRLLMEEAEFQLANGNHQTAWQRVVDLSTYDLNLPLNDTTDATWKVTPRSWIPLMRERLISTGGNDFLHLLEVQCERYLDDALNEELSEKNEGKLEIFLTLFGEGEPAAVAKLKLAARYREEGKYHLAEQLWMSVRETRFPRLASIASQNLITLWRQFGMYQLAANEIESSGLSSHYAATHYNGTEIDSMLQLCLKQSQRPDEKIAHVRISERRWSDEGTDMQGYRIALHPTATQDFTLLTKGSGHTGKLTLLDRLSGQILDDVDVPTGTLSNQLSRHQLSGTQLCLGGSNTAIGLSLLTRKPVWEVSPVTNLRTESLSVFTINSNFTVLRNRHQMAVVDTATGNVLWQRDKISPAGNRINTGQAGVMGDNQSLIMFEDHLNYTVFDIRTGDERRQGQFAFDPSERHYIFGRKIFYFEPNGDENSIGLYDPHENRYLMRRSSNRAVLSVRTSDDKLALLSPVDGDTGDGAVDHLRLEIIDPEMETRLLDYKLKDELAQKLSFLRVFDDRDHYYVNLQHHEKPLDLPRQFYPAGDTLLNNVTIRGKLLAFEKKTGKLLWMRDFQPASVIQLAPHQLPILILVSRTRDRMNPSLHSLAIETVDARTGESLGYHDEILTDRLVHAAYDPDARRVSLIGHRTCVHLDMHSKKEAAWKEECHYYPAGVAVR, from the coding sequence ATGTTAGTATGGCTCAGCCTGCTATGCTGGATGAGTCCCCAATCTCTTTTCGCCGACCCGGGGGGATTACAGGAGAGACTCCATCCCCCGCCCGACGAACCCATAGCCAGTTCCGACCATCCCTCTTTAGAGTCCTTTCAGAACCGCCAGGCACTTCTGCCACTGCTATATCGAGACCGCCATCAAGAAGCGGTCTATCACGAGATCAGCCGAGCTTTCGAGGCCGGCCGCACCGTCGAAGCTCTGCAACTACTGCAACAACTTTTTGACTCTGACGAAGACAGTTTTTACTGGCCGTCCACTTCTCCCGCTCCGGTCTCGATTCGCTATGCCTCCCGGTCCCTCTTCTTTCAGCAATCCCCGGATGTCTGGCAACTTTACGAGCAATTGAACGCTTCCACTGCGAACGCTCTTCTGGAAGACGCACAAGGTCAACAGGACAAGACCTGCTACCACGACCTGATCCATCGCTTCCCTTTCACATCAGCCGGCCGGGAAGCGCGCCGACACCTGATTTATTACGCATTGGATCGGCATCGATTTCATGAAGCCCATCATCATCTGAATCAGTTATTCCATTCAAAGATTCATCAAGAAGCCTTGCATGAAAGCGATCATCATTTACATCGTTTCCTGAAGCATCAGATTCAACCGGACAGTTGGAACGAAAGTATTGCTCAAGACTACGAACTGCGAACAGCGATGGTCGAAGGAAACAATGAGATTGGCTATCCAATCCTGCAGGTCTCTCAATCTGATACGGAAGAAAACTACTTCGCCACGGTTGCCCACGGCAAAAGACGTACTCACTGGCAGGAAGTAACTCCGCCGTACCTACGAGAAGTCTGGTCCGCATCGCATATGAATTCGTCGCGCAAGTTACTGGATCAGACGATGCAATTCTGGGAAGAAGAACAAGCAAGTGAACTGAAGCCAGCTGCCGTAGGTTGGAAACCGGTTGTCGTTGGCGAGACTGTCTATGTTCGTAATTATGACGAAGTCACAGCATTCGATCTTCACTCTGGAAGTATGTTGTGGCGTTATCCCTGCCAAAGTCAATTCAGCCCTCTACTTGAGAGTTTCCGTCCGCATAGCCGTCTCCACAGCCGAACACAATTTTCTCAGCTGACTTCTGAATTGAATCTGGAAGAGCTGCTGGTGGGGAATAATCTCTTAGGAACATTAACGCATGACTCGGAACGACTTTATCTCATAGATGAAGTCGAACTCGAAGCCCTTAAGGCTCCGGTGCCCGCCGGTATTATCACACATGCTGATAACCCTCATGACAACTCAGAAGCGCGTCGCCGCAGCAATCGATTGATTGCATTGCCGCTTAGCCAGACCGAAACGCTGCAGTCTCTGCCAGTGAAACCGGAGTGGTCCGTGGGCGGAATTCTTGAACTGGAAAACACACGTCTAAACAATGCCTTGTCCGGGCATTTTATTCTGGGACCTCCGCTCGTTGATGGAGGAACCCTCTTTGTATTGTCTGAGTTCGAGCAACAGATCAACCTAAGCGCTTTGAACGCTGAAAATGGTAAGCTTCTCTGGACCCAGGGAATCGGGTGGGTTGAGTTCATGATTGATCAGGATGTCTTTCGATCTCATCGATCGGCTACACCAATCCTGGCGCACAATCTACTTCTCTGCCCCTGTCAGACAGGGATGCTAGTTGCTGTTGATCGGTCCTCGGGAACTCTGCGTTGGGTTTACGATTATCGTGAATTGAACGAAAGCCAAAGACACCGTCACTGGTCACGACGTCGAAATTCACAAAGAGGTCATCTTGGTTTTGATGATCAACCGGTTGTGCAGGGAGACCGAGTTCTTTACCTGCCTCACCAATCAGAGAATCTACATTGTCTCGATCTCAATACGGGCCGAGTCGTTTGGAAAGAAGTGCGTAAGGATGCTGATTACATCGCCACGTCGGATCACAACCTTGCCTTCGTGGTAGGTCGAAAGTCCTGCCGCGGACTTTCTTTAAGAAACGGTTCGGAAGTCTGGTCGGCTCGACTGGGAACCCCTTCCGGAACAGGAACACGCGCAGGTCATGTTTATTTACTCCCGCTGCAATCGGGGCGAATCGCTTCGATCAATATTCAAACCGGTGATTATTCCGGGTTGAGCCATCTCCATACACGCGTCGAGTCGGACTTGGTTCAATTGGTTAATCAGGAAGCGGTAAGTGAAACGTCGTATGCGACAACAAATTATTACGAAGAAGGGTTTTCACCCGGATGGACTCCGGGAAATCTGATTGCTTGCCAAGACTATATTCTTTCGGCCGGTCCACGAGGGATCACGTTATTTCCCCAGTCTGGTAGCGAACTTTATCGAAATCCGGTACACGCCGATCGTACGATTGAAATGTCGTCGGGTGACGAGAAGATCCGGGAGACTTCCGTCACCGACGCATTTCTTCGACAGGCTGAACTGAACCTGATTCTGGATCGTCTGGAAGAAGCACAACAATACCTGGAGCGATGTCTAGAAACAAAAGATTCGTTAATTACCGAACAGCGTTATATGGCAGAACATTTGCTGCAGGAAGTTTTGTACGCCCGACTCCGCTCTGAACCTGCCAGTCGCGATCTCCATTTTACTAAGTTGCAGTCATTCGTACACGGCGATCTGGAGCAGGGCCGTCTGTTGATGGAAGAAGCGGAGTTCCAATTAGCCAATGGAAACCATCAAACAGCGTGGCAACGTGTTGTCGATCTTTCTACATACGATCTGAATCTCCCATTGAATGACACCACGGATGCCACTTGGAAAGTCACTCCTCGCAGCTGGATTCCTTTGATGAGGGAGCGTTTAATATCCACGGGCGGTAATGACTTTTTGCACCTGTTGGAAGTGCAGTGCGAACGTTACCTGGATGATGCACTCAACGAGGAGCTCAGCGAAAAGAATGAAGGGAAACTGGAGATTTTCCTCACTCTCTTCGGTGAAGGCGAACCAGCTGCAGTTGCCAAACTCAAACTCGCGGCTCGCTATCGTGAAGAAGGGAAATATCATCTAGCCGAGCAGTTGTGGATGAGCGTTCGCGAAACGCGTTTTCCCCGCCTGGCTTCAATTGCGAGTCAGAACCTGATTACCCTCTGGCGACAATTCGGTATGTATCAACTGGCTGCCAATGAAATCGAATCGAGCGGTTTGAGTTCTCATTATGCTGCCACTCATTATAATGGGACCGAAATTGATAGCATGTTGCAACTTTGCCTGAAACAGAGTCAACGACCGGACGAAAAAATTGCTCACGTACGCATCAGCGAAAGGCGTTGGTCCGATGAAGGAACCGATATGCAAGGCTACCGAATTGCCTTGCATCCGACTGCAACTCAGGATTTCACTTTACTTACGAAAGGTTCGGGGCATACAGGAAAACTGACCTTACTCGATCGGTTATCGGGTCAGATTCTTGATGACGTGGACGTTCCGACGGGAACATTATCAAATCAACTTTCTCGCCATCAACTTTCGGGGACCCAACTCTGTTTGGGTGGAAGTAACACGGCGATTGGTCTTTCCCTGTTAACTCGTAAGCCTGTCTGGGAAGTTTCCCCTGTCACTAATTTACGTACGGAATCGTTATCCGTATTTACGATCAATTCAAACTTCACTGTTCTACGCAACCGCCATCAGATGGCGGTCGTTGATACCGCGACAGGGAATGTTCTCTGGCAACGTGACAAAATCAGTCCCGCCGGTAACCGCATTAACACGGGGCAAGCTGGTGTAATGGGTGACAACCAGTCGCTAATCATGTTTGAAGACCATCTCAATTATACTGTCTTCGACATTCGCACCGGGGATGAACGACGTCAGGGCCAGTTTGCCTTTGATCCGAGCGAACGGCATTATATTTTTGGTCGTAAGATTTTCTACTTTGAACCCAACGGCGATGAAAACTCAATCGGTCTGTATGACCCACATGAAAACCGCTACCTGATGCGGCGTTCCTCAAACCGGGCCGTGTTGAGTGTACGCACATCCGATGACAAACTTGCATTGCTGAGTCCAGTGGATGGGGACACAGGGGATGGGGCGGTTGATCATCTTCGTTTGGAAATCATTGATCCTGAAATGGAAACCCGACTGCTTGATTATAAACTTAAGGATGAGTTAGCACAGAAGCTGAGTTTCTTGCGGGTGTTCGATGATCGGGATCATTATTACGTCAATTTACAACATCACGAAAAACCGCTCGACCTTCCCCGTCAGTTTTACCCTGCGGGTGATACGCTTTTGAACAATGTCACCATCCGAGGCAAGTTGCTGGCGTTCGAAAAGAAAACGGGCAAGTTGTTATGGATGCGTGATTTCCAACCCGCATCCGTCATTCAGCTTGCTCCGCATCAACTTCCGATTCTTATCCTTGTCAGCCGTACTCGCGATCGAATGAATCCGAGTTTACATTCTCTGGCCATCGAAACTGTCGATGCCCGCACCGGTGAAAGCCTGGGGTATCATGATGAAATCTTGACTGACCGACTGGTCCATGCAGCGTACGATCCTGACGCGAGACGGGTTTCTCTGATCGGTCATCGGACGTGCGTGCATCTGGATATGCACTCTAAAAAGGAAGCGGCCTGGAAAGAAGAGTGTCATTATTATCCTGCCGGGGTCGCTGTCAGATAA
- a CDS encoding sulfite oxidase-like oxidoreductase: MLVPGTAIQDAGPVSLLTEKIARRMLQDDKYQAGEPALPEEISDAEIIISSDTRRENRIPPNQVRTRKWPVLQAGVIPVIEPESWSLEVTGLVEHPFQLNWAQFKEMSRVRVFSDFHCVTRWSRLGNVWEGVSTAEIAQRAGIRPEAKFVVAHAFDDSWSTNLPLEQFLSPDALLVDLHDGEPLTADHGAPVRLVVPLLYAWKSAKWLKGIEFVAEDKPGYWERVGYHHHGDPWKEERFEGDQPDSYSDNAGI; encoded by the coding sequence ATGCTTGTTCCTGGAACTGCTATCCAGGATGCTGGCCCTGTCTCTCTGCTTACTGAAAAGATCGCTCGACGCATGCTTCAGGATGACAAGTACCAAGCTGGTGAACCGGCCTTGCCTGAGGAGATCTCTGACGCCGAGATCATCATCAGCTCCGATACTCGACGCGAGAACCGAATCCCCCCCAATCAGGTTCGCACTCGCAAGTGGCCGGTGCTACAGGCAGGGGTGATTCCCGTAATTGAACCAGAGAGTTGGTCACTGGAAGTGACAGGACTCGTTGAGCACCCCTTCCAATTGAACTGGGCTCAGTTCAAAGAAATGTCGCGTGTTCGTGTTTTTTCTGATTTTCATTGTGTCACCCGGTGGTCTCGGCTGGGTAACGTATGGGAAGGGGTTTCTACGGCAGAGATCGCTCAACGTGCTGGAATTCGCCCCGAAGCGAAGTTTGTAGTCGCTCATGCATTCGATGACAGTTGGTCCACCAATCTTCCGTTGGAGCAATTTTTGTCACCCGATGCTTTGCTCGTCGATTTACACGATGGGGAACCACTGACGGCGGACCATGGTGCTCCCGTTCGCCTGGTAGTACCACTGCTGTATGCCTGGAAGAGTGCGAAGTGGTTGAAAGGAATTGAATTCGTCGCCGAGGATAAACCTGGGTACTGGGAACGAGTCGGATATCACCATCATGGCGATCCGTGGAAAGAAGAACGTTTCGAAGGGGATCAACCGGATAGTTATTCGGACAATGCCGGTATCTGA
- a CDS encoding sulfatase-like hydrolase/transferase: MLSRGFTERRLASLLLILFIGSPITLIEGAEPKSKQSRPNIVIMLTDDLGYNDLGCYDHPAIKTPALDQLAAEGTLFTDCYAAAPVCSPSRAGMLSGRTPHRLGVFDWIPDGSPMHMKADETTFATILKEQGYQTAHIGKWHCNGQFNLPSQPQPNDHGFDYWFSTQNNALPTHHAPVNFVRNGEEVGQLEGYSSDIIVDDAIDWLRNRQDDQPFCLVVWFHSPHEVIATAPEFVKQYQEHEPLERAEYYGNVAQMDAAAGRLLGELDQQQLRDNSFVMFTSDNGPETLNRYGPRSSRSYGLPDPLRGMKLHVYEGGIRVPGIIRWPGHAAAGSVSNEPISGVDVLPTVCALAEIEVNVKKTLDGANILPALAQQPIDRPHPLYWRYDRALSDPKIAIRDGEWKLLVRGDYSEPELYHLTEDVSETQNMASKEPGRLKAMQAQLKTLNEEIAAEAPTWPKQDAKQKSNK; the protein is encoded by the coding sequence ATGTTGTCTCGCGGGTTCACAGAGCGGCGTCTGGCGTCTCTTCTTCTGATTCTATTTATTGGCTCTCCCATCACATTGATTGAAGGAGCGGAACCAAAATCAAAACAGAGCCGCCCGAACATCGTGATCATGTTGACGGATGATCTCGGATATAATGACTTGGGATGTTATGACCACCCGGCAATCAAAACTCCTGCGCTTGATCAACTGGCGGCGGAAGGCACGCTATTTACGGACTGTTACGCAGCGGCACCAGTTTGTTCTCCTTCTCGCGCTGGCATGCTTTCTGGCCGCACACCGCATCGTCTGGGGGTCTTCGACTGGATTCCGGATGGCAGTCCCATGCACATGAAGGCAGACGAGACGACGTTCGCCACGATCCTGAAAGAGCAGGGGTACCAGACAGCGCACATCGGGAAATGGCATTGCAATGGTCAGTTTAATCTTCCCAGCCAACCCCAACCGAACGACCATGGATTCGACTACTGGTTCTCGACTCAGAACAACGCTCTTCCTACCCATCACGCGCCTGTGAACTTCGTCCGCAATGGAGAAGAAGTCGGTCAACTGGAGGGATACTCCAGCGACATCATCGTTGACGATGCCATCGACTGGCTGCGAAACCGGCAGGACGACCAACCCTTCTGTCTGGTTGTCTGGTTTCATTCTCCCCATGAAGTTATTGCCACGGCACCGGAATTCGTAAAGCAATACCAAGAGCATGAACCACTGGAACGGGCGGAATACTATGGCAACGTGGCTCAGATGGATGCGGCTGCCGGGCGCCTTCTGGGTGAACTGGATCAACAGCAGTTGCGTGATAACTCGTTCGTAATGTTTACCAGCGACAATGGCCCGGAAACGCTGAACCGATATGGACCTCGTTCCAGTCGATCCTATGGTTTACCTGATCCCCTTCGTGGAATGAAATTGCATGTTTATGAAGGCGGAATTCGTGTGCCAGGAATCATTCGCTGGCCCGGACATGCAGCAGCAGGCTCTGTCAGCAACGAACCGATTTCGGGTGTCGATGTCCTGCCGACCGTCTGTGCCCTTGCTGAGATCGAAGTGAACGTGAAAAAAACACTCGACGGTGCCAACATATTACCCGCGTTGGCTCAGCAGCCGATTGATCGTCCGCATCCATTGTACTGGCGCTATGACCGGGCTCTATCCGATCCTAAAATCGCCATTCGCGATGGTGAATGGAAATTGCTCGTGCGGGGTGACTACTCCGAACCAGAACTGTATCACTTGACCGAAGACGTCAGCGAAACGCAGAACATGGCCAGCAAAGAGCCTGGTCGATTAAAAGCGATGCAGGCGCAATTGAAAACATTGAATGAAGAGATCGCAGCAGAAGCTCCTACTTGGCCGAAGCAGGATGCCAAACAGAAATCGAATAAGTAA
- a CDS encoding serine/threonine protein kinase, translated as MVTETSPQLIRYCQGCNIAYRQREQDQNCPRCLQPLLASLESSLANSIYARDLLSITGKIDPNAAGSEEIDSCLIGKLLSVYQCELLLGQGSMGKVYLAHHQQLKRKCALKVLSGRMMSHHDSFLERFYSEGTSSAKLVHPHIVTTHAMGEVDGHHFLEMELVTGPTLQQIIEGEGRLTPIRATALATQIADGLAQAHRHEILHRDLKPDNILLTLQGVPKIADFGLAKRVFDKSIPNELAGTPHFMAPEVLRGEPATPQSDVYSLGVCYYQLLTGHLPFIGESLEDLSQKVQQHKIPSIRKQAPFVSIEMVDCVYNMLAKAPENRPANGLEAAQWLHAIWGQIPDIESLLQSAFSGHQNISWERIDQKYTMLISFSNGRKQRVYIEPSEHSLTDRLLKIYSICGPAEERFYERALFLNSEIPHGGLALREIDGTNYFVMVENYPRSTVDVEEVYRSVLEVAEKADSVEKVLTGMDDY; from the coding sequence ATGGTAACTGAAACATCTCCGCAACTCATCCGCTACTGCCAAGGCTGCAATATAGCCTACCGGCAACGGGAACAGGACCAGAACTGTCCTCGCTGTTTACAGCCTCTGCTTGCTTCACTGGAAAGCAGTCTGGCCAATTCGATTTACGCTCGTGACTTACTTTCCATCACGGGGAAGATAGATCCCAATGCAGCAGGATCGGAAGAAATCGATTCCTGTTTGATTGGCAAATTGCTGAGCGTCTATCAGTGTGAGTTATTGCTCGGTCAGGGAAGCATGGGGAAAGTTTATCTGGCGCACCATCAACAATTGAAACGTAAGTGTGCCTTGAAAGTTCTTTCCGGACGGATGATGTCGCACCACGATAGTTTTCTCGAACGGTTTTATTCCGAAGGAACTTCTTCTGCAAAGCTGGTGCATCCTCATATCGTGACGACGCACGCCATGGGCGAAGTCGACGGTCATCATTTCCTGGAGATGGAACTGGTTACAGGTCCAACATTGCAACAGATCATCGAAGGAGAAGGTCGACTCACTCCGATACGTGCGACAGCTTTGGCGACCCAGATCGCTGACGGACTGGCGCAAGCGCACCGACATGAAATCCTCCATCGCGATCTTAAACCGGACAACATCCTGTTGACCTTACAAGGTGTGCCGAAGATTGCCGATTTTGGCTTGGCTAAGCGAGTGTTTGATAAATCAATTCCCAACGAACTGGCAGGCACGCCGCATTTCATGGCGCCGGAAGTTCTACGAGGAGAACCGGCCACACCGCAAAGCGATGTCTACTCGTTGGGAGTTTGCTATTACCAACTGTTAACAGGGCACTTGCCTTTTATCGGGGAGTCGCTGGAAGACCTGAGCCAGAAAGTTCAGCAACATAAAATCCCCTCGATTCGTAAACAGGCCCCGTTCGTTTCCATTGAGATGGTCGACTGCGTTTACAACATGTTGGCGAAGGCTCCCGAAAATCGACCGGCCAACGGTTTGGAAGCGGCGCAATGGTTACACGCAATCTGGGGACAAATCCCCGACATCGAAAGTCTTCTCCAATCGGCCTTCTCCGGACATCAGAATATCAGTTGGGAACGGATCGACCAGAAGTACACGATGCTGATCAGTTTTTCCAATGGGCGAAAGCAGCGCGTCTATATTGAACCCAGCGAACACTCCCTGACAGATCGATTGCTCAAGATTTACAGTATTTGCGGACCGGCTGAAGAGCGATTTTATGAACGGGCACTCTTTCTTAATTCCGAAATTCCCCACGGTGGCTTGGCCCTTAGGGAGATCGACGGAACCAATTATTTTGTCATGGTAGAAAACTACCCGCGAAGCACGGTCGATGTTGAAGAAGTCTACCGCAGCGTCCTCGAAGTCGCCGAAAAGGCAGACTCGGTCGAAAAAGTACTGACCGGTATGGATGATTATTGA
- a CDS encoding L-threonylcarbamoyladenylate synthase — MACQVGQDIPRAAKLLREGKLVAFATETVYGLGAHALDEQAAARIFAAKDRPTFDPLIVHVAERSQLNDLVLEVPDKAAALMDACWPGPLTLVLPKTAAVPDLVTSGLPSVAVRIPAHPVARDLLFQVGLPIAAPSANLFGQVSPTTAEHVREQLGDRIDYILDGGPCSVGLESTVVSVNGDQVTLLRPGGTPLEELERIVGEVKSTFPTAQPSETSAQHAPGMLSKHYAPGTPLFIVDNLDQAVRRFSASSTGVLLFGENDGAAPFATVEQLSSTSDLTEAAARFFAAVRRLDRADIQQIVAMPFPEEGLGRALNDRLRRASIR; from the coding sequence ATGGCATGTCAGGTGGGACAAGATATCCCTCGAGCAGCAAAACTGCTGCGGGAAGGGAAACTCGTTGCCTTCGCAACGGAAACCGTTTACGGCCTGGGAGCGCACGCCCTTGATGAACAGGCGGCGGCGCGGATTTTTGCTGCGAAAGACCGTCCCACGTTTGATCCCTTGATCGTTCACGTTGCCGAGAGAAGCCAGTTGAACGACTTGGTCCTCGAAGTTCCCGATAAAGCGGCGGCTCTAATGGATGCCTGCTGGCCGGGCCCATTGACCTTAGTACTTCCCAAAACAGCAGCAGTTCCCGATCTCGTCACTTCCGGTTTACCGAGTGTCGCTGTACGAATTCCTGCTCATCCTGTCGCCCGAGATTTACTATTTCAAGTCGGTTTGCCTATCGCCGCCCCCAGCGCCAATCTGTTCGGTCAGGTTAGCCCGACGACTGCTGAACATGTTCGGGAACAACTGGGGGACCGCATTGACTATATCCTTGATGGTGGACCCTGTTCTGTCGGACTCGAATCGACGGTGGTTTCCGTTAATGGAGATCAGGTGACCTTGCTGAGACCGGGGGGCACTCCACTGGAAGAATTGGAACGTATTGTCGGAGAGGTGAAGTCGACTTTTCCAACAGCACAACCTTCGGAGACATCTGCCCAACATGCCCCCGGGATGCTGTCCAAACATTACGCTCCGGGCACGCCTTTATTCATTGTGGATAACTTGGATCAGGCTGTCCGTCGTTTTTCAGCTTCCTCAACCGGCGTTCTGCTCTTTGGTGAAAACGACGGGGCGGCCCCATTCGCGACTGTCGAACAACTTTCCTCCACATCTGATCTCACCGAAGCAGCGGCCCGCTTTTTTGCAGCCGTCCGCAGACTGGACCGGGCTGACATTCAGCAGATAGTCGCCATGCCCTTTCCTGAAGAAGGATTGGGGCGTGCTCTTAATGATCGGCTGCGGCGCGCCAGTATTCGTTGA
- a CDS encoding cation:proton antiporter has protein sequence MDVWHLLLDIVLLLSASLLFGGICLRFGQSPLVGYLLAGMLLGGPGGVELIHPSHEIDSIAELGVSLLLFGLGLEFSWGRLTSLGKKTLFSGFLQVIITATLGTGTALLFHLGITEAIAIGAMVALSSTACVLRVLNDQAQIDSSYGRNALAILLVQDIAVVPLAMLMSVLAQPDSDTSFIWPLLKILGMTAVLIVALYILLNFVAVRALGRLTLKENRELTVLLAVATGLGSAWAAHAAGISPAMGAFVAGMFLGNSPFATQIRADISSLRVVLLTLFFGAVGMVADPFWLIQNWLQVSAVVLMLLAGKTIIITAILVLLGKPFRIAVATGLCLSQIGEFAFVLGTIGKEASVLSDETYQLIVSSTIVTLFLSPYLVINAQRWGTWIERLVKPGSRQHEHVEPESDHPQPDFIIVGFGPAGQRASVPLQDVAERVLVLDLNSNGIKKAREFGFAGQVGDSSQTEVLEHAGAATAHTVIITVPHHNTALQTLEGVKALNAEARVFVRCRYQIHTQEFLDAGAYLVAGDEENVGDQLAASIREEIQLLDHLTVLSTEDQH, from the coding sequence ATGGATGTATGGCATTTACTGCTGGATATTGTTCTGTTGCTCAGCGCCTCTTTGCTGTTTGGAGGCATCTGTTTGCGATTCGGCCAGAGTCCGCTCGTCGGCTATCTACTGGCCGGGATGCTGCTTGGTGGCCCAGGTGGTGTCGAGTTAATCCACCCGAGCCATGAAATCGATTCGATCGCCGAGTTGGGCGTCTCACTTTTGTTGTTCGGTCTGGGGCTGGAATTTTCGTGGGGTCGGTTAACGTCCCTCGGTAAAAAGACTCTCTTCAGTGGGTTCCTGCAAGTCATCATTACGGCGACATTAGGTACCGGGACAGCCCTGCTATTCCACTTGGGAATAACGGAGGCAATTGCAATCGGTGCAATGGTCGCCCTGAGCAGCACCGCCTGCGTATTACGAGTACTGAATGACCAGGCTCAGATTGACAGCAGCTACGGACGGAACGCATTGGCAATTCTGCTCGTTCAGGATATCGCTGTCGTCCCTCTGGCGATGCTGATGAGCGTACTGGCTCAACCTGATTCAGATACTTCGTTTATCTGGCCACTTCTTAAAATTCTCGGCATGACCGCCGTGCTGATTGTTGCTCTGTATATCCTTCTAAACTTTGTGGCCGTTCGCGCCCTGGGAAGACTCACGCTGAAAGAAAACCGGGAACTAACGGTTCTGCTGGCAGTAGCCACAGGATTGGGATCGGCCTGGGCTGCACACGCGGCCGGCATTTCTCCCGCGATGGGGGCCTTTGTCGCCGGGATGTTCCTCGGGAATTCCCCCTTTGCCACACAGATTCGTGCTGACATTTCATCCTTACGTGTCGTGTTACTGACCCTCTTCTTTGGGGCGGTGGGAATGGTGGCCGACCCCTTCTGGCTGATCCAGAACTGGTTGCAGGTTTCGGCAGTCGTTCTCATGCTGCTTGCAGGCAAAACGATAATCATTACCGCTATTCTGGTTCTATTGGGCAAGCCGTTTCGAATTGCGGTCGCGACTGGTTTGTGCCTCTCGCAAATTGGAGAATTCGCCTTCGTATTGGGAACGATTGGTAAAGAGGCTTCGGTCCTGTCGGACGAGACATATCAATTAATCGTATCGTCCACGATCGTCACCTTGTTTCTCAGTCCGTACCTGGTGATCAATGCCCAACGCTGGGGAACCTGGATTGAACGATTGGTGAAACCGGGAAGTCGTCAGCATGAACATGTTGAACCGGAATCTGATCATCCCCAGCCCGACTTTATCATCGTCGGTTTTGGGCCAGCCGGACAGAGGGCGAGTGTCCCTCTGCAGGATGTCGCCGAACGTGTATTAGTGCTCGATTTAAATTCTAATGGAATCAAAAAAGCCCGTGAGTTCGGTTTCGCAGGACAGGTAGGAGATTCGAGCCAGACAGAAGTGCTGGAGCATGCGGGAGCGGCAACAGCCCACACTGTGATCATTACTGTTCCACATCACAATACTGCATTGCAGACTCTGGAAGGGGTGAAGGCTCTAAATGCGGAAGCGAGAGTCTTCGTCCGATGCCGCTACCAAATCCATACGCAGGAGTTTCTCGATGCGGGTGCGTACCTGGTCGCCGGGGATGAAGAAAATGTGGGTGATCAACTGGCCGCCAGTATCCGCGAAGAGATCCAATTGCTGGACCATCTCACGGTCTTATCAACGGAAGATCAACATTGA